CAATATTAAGCCCAATGAACCGGGGAAAAATGCCAGCTGCATGATTCGTGACCGGGAAGGCTTTATCTGGTTTGGGTACAATGGCGGACTCACCCGCCTCAACCCGCGCACCAACGAGAGAAAAGACATCGAGCCGGGTGGACTGAAAAACCTGTTTATCCGCGTATTGACTGAGGAAGACGGTCACATTTGGGTAACGACTTCGGAAGGAATCTTTGTGCTGGATAAAAAGAGTTTGCAGATTCATGCGACTGACCTTATCAATAAATCCTACTCCTGCAGCTTTTACGATACGGCCAATCGCCAGATTTATCTTGGCGGTGTGGATGGGTTTCTGGAATTCTCCCCCTCCATTGCAACCCAGAAGACAACACCACCGGCCATAACACTGACGGCTCTCTATGTCAATGACCATTTATTCAAAACCGGAAAGGATTACGATGGGCCTAGCATCCGTTATGCCGATGAGGTTACATTGAAATACAACCAGAATAATATCTCGTTTGAATTTTCCGACCTGAACTTCTCCCGCGAAAAGAGCAAAAACTACCTCTACCGCGTGGATGGGGTGGATGATGAATGGCGCTCTACGCAAAATCTTACAGACAAAATTACCTATACCAATTTGTCTCCGGGTAGATACAATCTGAGTTTCGGACGGATGGCTCCGGATGGTTCAATAATAAAATCATCGTTGGATTTCCGGCTGATTATTACCCCGCCGTGGTATCTGACTGTATGGGCAAAACTGTTTTATGCACTTTTGTTTGCAGGCTTTGTGGCTTGGTGCATCAACTATTACCGAATCCGCCAACGCATCAAAATCGAACGGTTCGAGAAGGAGAAAACGCTGGAACTCTCCCGGATGAAGATTGACTTTTTCACGCACGTATCACATGAGTTCAAGACGCCGTTGAGCCTGATTATTGCACCGGTCAGCAAACTGCTTGCCGAGACCAAACAAGCTCCCCTGAAAAAGCAGCTGGAGCTGATTCAGCAAAATGCCCTGCGATTGAATAGCCTGATTCAGCAGGTGATCGGATTTGAACGGTTCGACGGTTCGGCTGATGCAACTCTGATTCCTTCGAAAGCTGAGTTTGTGGAATTCGCCCGAGGGATATTTTCGGTCTTTGAAGAGGCCTTCAATGCCCGTCACCTCAACGCCCGGTTCGTAACTTCAAATGAGAAGATTTGGGTAAAGATGGATGTACTGAAAATGGAATCGGTGCTAACCAACCTCATCTCTAATGCCAGTAAATATTCGCGGGAAGGAGGTGAAATTAGCTTCGAAATATCCATTTCCCCGACTGAAAGTAATCAGCTCGAACTGAAAATCAGCGATACTGGCATTGGCATACCTAAGGCAGATTTGCCATTTGTCTTTGACCGTTTTTTCCAATCAAGAAAGACGGTCAATGATAAGGAGGGGTCCGGTATTGGGTTGTATCTGGTCAAGAACTATGTAGAGCTACACGGCGGAACGATTTCTATTACTTCCGAAGAAGATAAAGGGACTACCCTGACCATCATACTTCCGGTTATCGACCCGGAGTTAACCGATCAGCATAATTTACCTGGTATTGAAAAACCGGATGCAACGGACCAACCGTTGATTCTGATTGTGGAAGATAATCTCGAAATCAGTGAATTTATCGCCCAATCGCTTTCCAATGAATTCCGCTACGAACTGGCACATAACGGAAAAACCGGGTTGGATATGGCTGTGACACTAAAACCTGACCTGATTATCGCCGATGTGATGATGCCGGTCATGGATGGGATGGAGATGTGCCGTCTGCTGAGAAAGCAACACAACCTGACAGCTGTACCCATTATCATGCTGACAGCGAAGGACGACAAAACCACCGAAGAGCGAAGCCTTCAGCTGGGTATAAATGCCTTCGTACCGAAACCCTTCGAACCGAGGTTATTGCAGCTGCGTATCCGTCAATTATTGGGTGTACAGCAACAGCTGGAGAGCCAGGTTCGCCTAAAGGCCATTGCAACGCCAAAAGAAATCGAGGCTGAATCGTGGGACGAAAAGCTGCTGAAAGAGATCACCTCCATCATTGAAGATCATGTGGATGATCCCGATCTGAATGTCAATAAGCTTTGTGAATATACCGGCATTAGTTCAAAACAAATCTACCGCAAAATAAAACAACTCACCGGGCTGCCCCCGGTTGACTACATCCGTTCCATCCGGATGAAGAAGGCAGCCATGCTTCTCGCCCAGAAAAAATTCTCGGTGGCAGAGGTGATGTACCTGGTCGGATTCTCTAACTACTCCTACTTCTCCAAATGTTTTCAGACCAAATACGGCAAAACACCTAAACAGTTTATGGATTAAGGGATTAACCTGATACAATTGTCTTTTTT
The Parabacteroides sp. FAFU027 DNA segment above includes these coding regions:
- a CDS encoding hybrid sensor histidine kinase/response regulator transcription factor codes for the protein MKKISLLIFLAHFILLTVAQAAPYQSFDNVALNNDASVVNCFIQDKQGLIWMGTDKGLFSYNGHTLLPHFPFSQNKQESGSMINCGTLLDDERLCLGADNGLLFYNLKIDLYESRPVKFPTDIRSMALSGKMLWIGTLNGLFRYAINSNRIENVSQQKNAGIPHKAIYSILQTTDHTLYVGTYNGLCTLAPNTNRFQTIALPVYSPKNNLLVNSLLEDAENRCIWIGTEGYLFRYFPETKKIEHIPAFDGNSIKSLAIDQNKNLLLGTDNGLYVYNRANNEVNHLLHDSRYSQSLSNNIVWSIFIDKQNNTWIGTDYGVSLARSNKEYQYVPISRVTGMGDGNNLQVIFRDSRNNFWYGGTNGLIFSPADGSGSTWYKMGESRNPISHNRIRCIYEDHTHNLWVATDGSINRFDYDKRQFVHYNIVDKSHTRNAQWAYNIMEDKRGRLWIATCLGGIFVVDKAKLLASADKTYIAEQNFYKNGRSNGLSDNFINQMLMDLQGNIWALTYNAGFNKIDTKSGRVTHFNIKPNEPGKNASCMIRDREGFIWFGYNGGLTRLNPRTNERKDIEPGGLKNLFIRVLTEEDGHIWVTTSEGIFVLDKKSLQIHATDLINKSYSCSFYDTANRQIYLGGVDGFLEFSPSIATQKTTPPAITLTALYVNDHLFKTGKDYDGPSIRYADEVTLKYNQNNISFEFSDLNFSREKSKNYLYRVDGVDDEWRSTQNLTDKITYTNLSPGRYNLSFGRMAPDGSIIKSSLDFRLIITPPWYLTVWAKLFYALLFAGFVAWCINYYRIRQRIKIERFEKEKTLELSRMKIDFFTHVSHEFKTPLSLIIAPVSKLLAETKQAPLKKQLELIQQNALRLNSLIQQVIGFERFDGSADATLIPSKAEFVEFARGIFSVFEEAFNARHLNARFVTSNEKIWVKMDVLKMESVLTNLISNASKYSREGGEISFEISISPTESNQLELKISDTGIGIPKADLPFVFDRFFQSRKTVNDKEGSGIGLYLVKNYVELHGGTISITSEEDKGTTLTIILPVIDPELTDQHNLPGIEKPDATDQPLILIVEDNLEISEFIAQSLSNEFRYELAHNGKTGLDMAVTLKPDLIIADVMMPVMDGMEMCRLLRKQHNLTAVPIIMLTAKDDKTTEERSLQLGINAFVPKPFEPRLLQLRIRQLLGVQQQLESQVRLKAIATPKEIEAESWDEKLLKEITSIIEDHVDDPDLNVNKLCEYTGISSKQIYRKIKQLTGLPPVDYIRSIRMKKAAMLLAQKKFSVAEVMYLVGFSNYSYFSKCFQTKYGKTPKQFMD